In the Calditrichota bacterium genome, one interval contains:
- a CDS encoding AAA family ATPase, with translation MLNPSNLDFLKEKDNRIIYVLDTNVMLHDPSAIFRFDEHIVLISLLMIEEIDAKKKDSGIGFNARDISNKLEQLIERTENIEEGIVIPNGKNGALYFVSGLLSENFPNELNLDYKDNALLSQVIGLQEKYPDRSFILVSKDRNLRIKCRALGITTEDYLHDKISEEYLSSFFQPLKHIGLDEDEINKIFKNKTEGEWTINYRKKWQLNENEGVALFDPTDELFGLGMRQGDKLKYLDYHSTKVLDTYPKVLNEELYKHNFEQAICMAQALDDDIRIQIIIGRAGTGKTHIAMAAALEKVFRERKYESIKLIKPVVTKSRLGEDIGFLPGSVKRKLLPKMRPFVDKLKQFTNSSDTEEGWKKLLDSGVIEMMNLADVRGADLANSFVIFDEAQNANPFQMRTLGTRLGEDTKLIVLGDPTQIDSIYLDKYSNALINLYESSIKKPTPFIAHICLVQMVRSFTSKWFEETLKVPGS, from the coding sequence ATGTTAAACCCTTCAAACCTTGATTTTTTAAAAGAAAAAGATAACCGCATAATTTATGTGCTTGATACAAATGTTATGCTCCACGATCCTTCGGCTATCTTCCGTTTTGATGAACACATTGTGCTCATTTCACTTTTAATGATCGAGGAAATTGATGCCAAGAAAAAAGACTCCGGTATAGGGTTCAATGCCCGGGATATTAGTAACAAGCTGGAGCAGCTGATTGAACGAACCGAAAATATTGAAGAAGGAATTGTTATTCCAAACGGTAAAAACGGTGCTCTTTATTTTGTCAGTGGTCTGTTGTCAGAAAATTTTCCTAATGAATTGAATTTGGATTATAAAGACAATGCACTCCTTTCGCAGGTAATCGGTCTTCAGGAAAAGTATCCAGACAGGTCATTTATCCTGGTTAGCAAAGACCGCAATTTAAGAATTAAATGCCGTGCCCTTGGTATTACGACAGAAGATTATTTGCACGATAAAATTTCGGAAGAATATCTTTCCAGCTTTTTCCAGCCATTAAAACACATTGGTCTGGATGAAGATGAAATCAATAAAATATTTAAAAATAAAACTGAGGGCGAATGGACCATTAATTATAGAAAAAAATGGCAGCTTAATGAAAATGAAGGGGTTGCGCTTTTTGACCCAACCGATGAATTATTTGGTTTGGGAATGCGTCAGGGCGATAAATTAAAATATCTTGATTATCATTCAACGAAAGTTCTTGATACATACCCCAAAGTTTTAAATGAAGAGCTTTATAAACATAATTTTGAACAAGCAATTTGTATGGCCCAGGCGCTGGATGATGATATTCGCATCCAAATAATTATTGGCCGTGCGGGAACAGGGAAAACCCATATTGCCATGGCAGCTGCTTTGGAAAAAGTTTTTCGGGAGCGAAAGTACGAATCAATTAAACTGATTAAACCTGTGGTAACAAAAAGCAGACTTGGTGAAGATATTGGATTTCTGCCGGGCTCGGTAAAACGAAAACTGCTGCCTAAAATGCGCCCTTTTGTTGACAAATTAAAACAGTTTACAAATAGCTCTGATACAGAAGAAGGTTGGAAAAAATTGTTGGATTCCGGTGTGATTGAAATGATGAACCTTGCTGATGTTCGTGGTGCCGACCTTGCAAATTCATTTGTAATTTTTGATGAAGCACAAAATGCCAATCCTTTTCAGATGCGTACGTTGGGCACACGTTTGGGTGAAGATACAAAACTAATCGTTCTGGGCGATCCGACCCAGATTGACAGCATTTATCTTGATAAATATAGTAATGCCCTAATTAACTTGTATGAAAGCTCTATAAAAAAACCAACACCGTTTATTGCCCACATTTGCCTGGTACAAATGGTGCGTTCTTTCACCTCAAAATGGTTCGAAGAAACCTTAAAAGTCCCCGGTAGTTAA
- a CDS encoding squalene/phytoene synthase family protein yields the protein MTKLTEDIVYCDSMLPKVSRTFAPTIRMLPKGLNSIVTVAYLLCRVADTVEDSEDLPIDIKKELLNNYIAIFKEENPASLDRFMAGIIELPTKTHDEQLVYNLPRIMNVFYSFSPIFKKHIGQWVIEMSVGMHKYAQANVLRKFSFLGTMKELDEYMYYVAGTVGYLLTELFAFYSNRITPPIKKKLNLLAESFGKGLQMVNIIRDMTTDLRRGQSYIPEELLEKYKLNRKTIFEKQNADKAEQLFNELIQNAVKHLDKAIDYILLLPKEERGIRMFCMLPVFWAMRTLQKIQENTLALLGHEKVKVSRKMIKKEYYLAFINIYSNRLTRRHYQSIRNQFENLQLSPVSN from the coding sequence ATGACAAAGCTGACAGAAGATATAGTTTATTGCGATTCTATGTTGCCAAAAGTATCGCGAACATTTGCACCTACAATTAGAATGCTGCCCAAAGGATTAAACTCCATTGTGACAGTAGCTTATCTTTTATGCCGTGTTGCGGATACTGTGGAAGACAGCGAAGATCTGCCTATTGATATAAAAAAAGAGTTACTGAATAATTATATTGCAATATTCAAAGAAGAGAATCCTGCATCTTTGGATCGCTTTATGGCAGGAATTATTGAACTTCCTACTAAAACACATGATGAGCAGCTTGTTTATAACCTGCCGCGAATTATGAATGTTTTTTATTCATTCTCACCAATATTTAAAAAGCATATTGGTCAGTGGGTTATTGAAATGTCTGTTGGAATGCACAAATATGCCCAGGCAAATGTTCTTAGGAAATTTTCCTTCTTAGGTACAATGAAAGAACTTGACGAATATATGTATTATGTTGCCGGTACAGTTGGGTATCTGTTAACCGAGTTATTTGCTTTTTACTCCAATAGGATTACGCCGCCAATCAAGAAAAAATTAAATCTTTTGGCTGAAAGTTTTGGCAAAGGATTACAGATGGTAAATATTATCCGTGATATGACCACAGATTTACGCAGGGGGCAATCTTATATTCCTGAAGAGCTTTTAGAGAAATATAAACTTAACCGCAAAACAATTTTTGAAAAACAGAATGCAGATAAAGCTGAACAGCTTTTTAATGAATTGATCCAAAATGCGGTAAAACATCTTGATAAAGCTATAGATTATATTTTACTTTTACCAAAAGAAGAACGAGGCATTAGAATGTTTTGTATGCTTCCGGTTTTTTGGGCAATGCGTACCTTGCAAAAAATTCAGGAAAACACATTGGCTTTATTAGGACATGAAAAAGTAAAAGTCTCCCGTAAAATGATAAAAAAGGAATACTATCTGGCTTTTATCAATATTTATTCCAATCGTTTGACCCGCCGTCATTATCAAAGCATCCGCAACCAATTTGAAAATCTGCAGCTTTCACCCGTTTCAAATTAA